One genomic segment of Fundulus heteroclitus isolate FHET01 chromosome 10, MU-UCD_Fhet_4.1, whole genome shotgun sequence includes these proteins:
- the LOC105939956 gene encoding poly(ADP-ribose) glycohydrolase, whose product MASWRLLKLVSRLKKPQFISTKPNNTVSLTSVQALLISALTEFEASKRAKVEAKTQTSPAPFYKGGVCFRHHGTGSGSVDQETKESKAETNMDVRPKTGAGGLRGVKTKGSFPKIGPRQQQMLRSTLDRWLVKPSKSSSATEECLGQEDVEITDEDMSQKPPAVYVNSDSEDTMDEDTQILTPQDFDEDCPFPPDSKSSAGSGFLFKRAACQDELGKQPVEVRSEASATQRTKITDFFTGGSSQSFAVKNGWRETSSEEQDPDEEHSAADVKWLGTPISELRRMPECGGKLPPLKDVPGQHSVMIRTDLLGKSKVPIPYPTKFTDTWDDVHVKMPCSSGNLFPIDDEKKSRWDLIKETLNKKFTNAFELKEAVQNYSASHAKKWDFTALDLYCNKVLNPDAVEHLFNSLLPGMVQLALRASELCTKPIPLLKRGMNHSITMSQEQVACLLANAFFCTFPRRNSRKTEYHNYPDINFFRLFEGSSSKKIEKLKTLMCYFKSVTEKMPTGLVTFSRQRLDKPPDWKCSQTLLTRLHITCEGTIEDDGYGMLQVDFANKFVGGGVIGAGLVQEEIRFLINPELILSRLFTEALDDNECLIITGTQQYSKYTGYAQTYKWAGCHQDTTPSDGWRRRCTEIVAIDALQFRNFFEQFHYDKINRELNKAYCGFFHPEKDSQNLAAVATGNWGCGVFGGDTRLKALIQMLAAAEAGRDVAYFTFGDSQLMTDVHNMHSFLTQRNISVGQVYGLLGQYYSSVCKGCLSRRPDVSLYSFIYRRVSSSDGSTDGSASPHSPSEPH is encoded by the exons atgGCTTCATGGCGTTTGCTCAAACTGGTTTCTCGGCTGAAAAAGCCACAGTTTATTTCGACTAAACCAAACAACACCGTGTCTCTGACGTCTGTTCAAGCGTTGTT aatAAGTGCGCTGACAGAGTTTGAAGCGTCAAAGAGAGCAAAGGTTGAGGCAAAAACCCAAACGTCACCTGCACCTTTCTACAAAG gtgGTGTGTGTTTTCGTCACCATGGCACTGGAAGTGGGTCAGTAGATCAAGAAACCAAGGAAAGCAAAGCAGAGACAAATATGGATGTGCGGCCTAAAACTGGAGCAGGTGGTTTGCGGGGTGTAAAGACGAAAGGTTCTTTTCCAAAAATAGGCCCCAGACAACAGCAGATGCTGAGAAGTACTCTCGATCGCTGGTTGGTAAAACCCTCAAAAAGTTCAAGTGCAACAGAGGAGTGCCTAGGCCAAGAGGATGTGGAAATCACAGATGAGGATATGTCTCAAAAGCCTCCAGCTGTGTATGTAAACAGTGATAGCGAAGACACAATGGATGAAGACACCCAAATACTGACGCCACAAGACTTTGACGAGGACTGTCCCTTCCCGCCCGACTCCAAGAGCTCTGCTGGGAGCGGGTTTCTGTTTAAACGTGCTGCATGTCAGGATGAGTTGGGAAAACAACCAGTGGAAGTACGCTCTGAGGCCTCAGCCACGCAGAGAACTAAAATAACAGACTTTTTTACGGGGGGCTCATCGCAGAGTTTCGCTGTAAAAAATGGTTGGCGAGAGACGTCTTCAGAGGAGCAAGATCCAGACGAGGAGCATTCAGCCGCTGACGTTAAATGGTTGGGAACGCCGATCAGCGAGCTGAGAAGAATGCCGGAATGTGGTGGGAAGCTTCCTCCGCTGAAAGATGTTCCTGGCCAGCACTCCGTGATGATAAGG ACAGACCTTCTTGGAAAAAGTAAAGTTCCTATTCCTTACCCGACTAAATTTACAGATACATGGGATGATGTCCATGTGAAGATGCCCTGCTCAAGTGGGAATTTATTTCCGATTGATGACGAG AAAAAGAGTCGGTGGGATCTGATCAAAGAAACCCTGAACAAGAAATTCACAAATGCTTTTGAGTTGAAG GAAGCAGTGCAGAACTATAGTGCCTCACATGCTAAAAAATGGGACTTTACAGCCCTGGACTTATACTGCAATAAG GTGCTGAATCCTGATGCTGTGGAACATCTGTTCAACTCCCTGCTGCCGGGCATGGTGCAATTAGCACTGAGAGCATCCGAGCTCTGCACCAAG CCTATCCCCCTCCTGAAGAGAGGCATGAACCACTCCATCACCATGTCTCAGGAGCAGGTGGCATGTCTGCTTGCAAACGCCTTCTTTTGCACCTTCCCCAGAAGAAACTCGAGAAAGACTGAATACCACAACTACCCAGACATCAACTTCTTCAG gCTGTTCGAGGGATCATCATCCAAAAAGATCGAGAAGCTGAAAACCctgatgtgttattttaaaagtgTCACTGAAAAAA TGCCTACAGGACTCGTTACATTCAGCCGCCAAAGATTGGACAAACCCCCCGACTGGAAATG CTCGCAGACGTTGCTCACAAGGCTCCACATCACATGTGAAGGGACGATTGAGGATGACGGTTATGGGATGCTTCAG GTGGATTTTGCCAACAAGTTTGTCGGAGGAGGAGTTATCGGTGCCGGTCTTGTTCAAGAGGAAATCCGCTTTCTCATAAACCCTGAGCTCATCCTTTCTCGTCTCTTCACGGAAGCCCTGGATGATAATGAGTGTCTCATTATCACAG GAACACAGCAGTACAGTAAATACACCGGTTACGCACAGACCTACAAGTGGGCTGGCTGTCACCAGGACACAACTCCAAG CGATGGGTGGAGGAGACGGTGCACAGAGATCGTGGCCATCGATGCGCTGCAGTTCAGGAACTTTTTCGAACAGTTTCACTACGACAAAATCAACCGAGAACTTAATAAG gctTACTGTGGCTTTTTTCACCCTGAAAAGGATAGTCAAAACCTCGCCGCAGTGGCAACAGGAAACTGGGGCTGTGGTGTTTTCGGCGGTGACACGCGCCTCAAAG CTCTCATCCAGATGCTGGCAGCTGCTGAGGCGGGCCGAGACGTCGCTTATTTCACCTTCGGTGACAGCCAGCTCATGACAGATGTCCACAACATGCACTCCTTCCTCACCCAGAGGAACATCAGTGTCG GGCAGGTGTATGGTCTGCTGGGGCAGTACTACAGCTCAGTTTGTAAAGGCTGCCTCAGTCGGCGGCCTGACGTCAGCCTCTATTCCTTCATCTACCGACGGGTCAGCTCCTCTGACGGGTCCACCGACGGTTCGGCCAGCCCGCATTCACCCTCAGAGCCCCATTAA